From a region of the Janthinobacterium sp. 61 genome:
- a CDS encoding SURF1 family protein — protein sequence MRIRFHFRWIPFVVMLLLVALGISLAQWQQRRGDEKIARAARLEAGNQAAPLALTAVPLLPADAQAIEYRRVTVTGRFLPAWTVYLDNRPYKGQAGFHVLTPFQIDGSRMHVLVAQGWLPRNNAERTRIPDYATPTGTVTISGIARLNAGHVMELGTAPPLAPHAIVQNADIGQLAQASSLALQPFLIEQTVAPVDLTAPPAASALPVRDWPAPDLGADKHRGYAFQWYALALMAFLFFVFTGFRRANKQP from the coding sequence ATGCGTATCCGCTTCCATTTTAGATGGATTCCATTTGTTGTAATGCTGCTACTGGTGGCGCTGGGTATTTCTCTGGCGCAATGGCAGCAGCGCCGTGGCGACGAGAAAATCGCCCGCGCCGCCCGGCTCGAGGCTGGCAACCAGGCCGCACCGCTGGCATTGACGGCCGTGCCCTTGCTGCCGGCCGATGCGCAAGCGATCGAATACCGCCGCGTCACCGTCACGGGCCGTTTCCTGCCCGCCTGGACGGTCTACCTGGACAACCGTCCCTACAAGGGCCAGGCCGGCTTCCATGTGCTCACTCCCTTCCAGATCGACGGTTCCCGGATGCACGTGCTGGTGGCGCAGGGCTGGTTGCCGCGCAACAACGCCGAGCGCACGCGCATCCCCGACTACGCCACGCCCACGGGCACGGTGACCATCAGCGGCATCGCGCGCCTGAACGCTGGCCATGTCATGGAACTGGGCACGGCGCCGCCCCTGGCGCCGCACGCCATCGTGCAAAATGCCGACATCGGCCAGCTGGCACAGGCCAGCAGCCTGGCCTTGCAGCCCTTCCTCATCGAACAAACAGTCGCCCCAGTTGATCTGACAGCGCCGCCAGCGGCCAGCGCGCTTCCCGTGCGTGACTGGCCGGCACCCGACCTGGGCGCGGACAAGCACCGCGGCTACGCATTCCAGTGGTATGCACTGGCACTGATGGCTTTTTTATTTTTTGTCTTTACAGGATTTCGACGTGCAAACAAACAGCCCTGA
- a CDS encoding heme A synthase yields the protein MHLSALAQLGLTGLLVALLPLTMVWVSADANKYRKLVWIAVFLTVDLIMFGGFTRLSDSGLGCPDWPGCYGSANPFLAHEHIVAAETLMPTGPVTVVKAWIEMTHRYLAMAIGVLIVAMMVQAWRQWKKSKRQEFAPALPTALFLFVCLQGAFGAWTVTLKLQPVIVTIHLLLGMGLLAMLTWLGGRQDHAVKPLLRADADASVLRPVRALAVMSLVLLTMQIALGGWVSTNYATLACTDFPLCGGKVIPEMDFEHGFHLWRELGKTAAGHYLPFSALTAIHWVHRNFAFIVLAGVGYTVLRAWKLPSLRGTARWLALVLALQAATGLATIYLSWPLSIAVLHNGGAALLVLLLTMLNYKAKFQLDVARKSASASAPVPSAPASSSRIA from the coding sequence ATGCATCTCTCTGCGCTGGCCCAGCTGGGCTTGACGGGTCTGCTGGTGGCGCTGCTGCCGTTGACCATGGTCTGGGTGTCCGCGGACGCCAACAAATACCGCAAGCTGGTATGGATCGCCGTCTTTTTGACGGTCGACCTGATCATGTTTGGCGGCTTTACGCGCCTGTCCGATTCGGGCCTCGGTTGTCCTGACTGGCCAGGCTGCTATGGTTCCGCCAATCCTTTCCTCGCGCACGAGCACATCGTGGCGGCGGAAACCCTGATGCCGACGGGACCCGTGACGGTGGTCAAGGCGTGGATCGAAATGACGCACCGCTATCTGGCCATGGCCATTGGCGTGCTGATCGTGGCGATGATGGTGCAGGCGTGGCGCCAGTGGAAGAAAAGCAAACGCCAGGAATTTGCCCCGGCGTTGCCGACGGCGCTGTTTTTGTTCGTCTGCCTGCAGGGCGCGTTCGGTGCCTGGACCGTCACATTGAAGCTGCAGCCGGTGATCGTTACCATCCACTTGCTGCTGGGCATGGGCTTGCTGGCCATGCTGACGTGGCTGGGCGGGCGCCAGGACCATGCCGTCAAACCCTTGCTGCGCGCCGATGCGGATGCGTCCGTGCTGCGCCCCGTGCGCGCGCTGGCCGTCATGTCGCTCGTGCTGCTCACAATGCAGATCGCGCTGGGTGGCTGGGTGAGCACCAACTACGCCACCCTGGCCTGCACGGATTTCCCCCTGTGCGGCGGCAAAGTCATTCCGGAGATGGATTTCGAGCATGGTTTCCATTTGTGGCGCGAACTGGGCAAGACGGCCGCCGGCCATTACTTGCCGTTTTCAGCGCTGACAGCCATCCACTGGGTGCACCGCAATTTCGCCTTCATCGTGCTGGCCGGTGTCGGCTATACAGTGTTGCGCGCGTGGAAACTTCCATCCTTGCGCGGCACAGCCCGCTGGCTTGCCTTGGTGCTGGCCTTGCAGGCGGCCACGGGCCTGGCGACGATCTACCTGAGCTGGCCATTGTCGATTGCCGTCCTGCATAACGGCGGGGCGGCGCTGCTCGTGTTGTTGCTGACCATGTTAAACTACAAGGCTAAATTCCAACTCGATGTAGCGCGGAAATCTGCTTCCGCCTCCGCGCCAGTGCCCTCGGCACCAGCCAGTTCTTCCCGTATCGCATAA
- the nhaR gene encoding transcriptional activator NhaR: MKTTGFNYRHLYFFWVVAKEGGVTRAAERLGLAVQTISTQLALLEKELGKSLLQPQGRRLVPTEAGRLALGYADQIFLLGEQMQEALADTDAEKMRLTVGISDSLPKLMAYRMLDATRSLDKPVKLVCLEDEFESLLADLALHKLDLVLTDRAVPAGASLRVSSHLWGESAMKLFAIPALAEHYRDNFPHSLHGAPFLLPARNNALRGRIDEWMVQQGVRPDVVGEFEDNAMLNAFGRKGLGLFFASASLAADIEEQFGAVLVGDASSLREQFYVISNERKIMHPALDVILAAVPGRAVH, translated from the coding sequence ATGAAAACTACCGGTTTCAATTACCGCCATTTGTATTTCTTTTGGGTAGTCGCCAAGGAAGGCGGCGTGACGCGCGCGGCCGAACGCCTGGGCCTGGCCGTGCAAACCATCAGCACCCAGTTGGCCTTGCTGGAAAAGGAACTGGGCAAGTCCCTGCTGCAGCCGCAGGGACGGCGTTTGGTGCCGACGGAAGCGGGCCGGCTGGCGCTCGGCTACGCGGACCAGATTTTCCTGCTCGGTGAACAGATGCAGGAAGCGCTGGCCGACACCGACGCGGAAAAGATGCGCCTGACCGTGGGCATTTCCGATTCCCTGCCGAAACTGATGGCCTACCGCATGCTCGACGCCACGCGCAGCCTGGACAAGCCCGTCAAGCTGGTGTGCCTGGAAGATGAATTCGAGTCCCTGCTGGCCGACCTGGCCCTGCACAAGCTGGACCTGGTATTGACGGACCGCGCCGTGCCGGCCGGCGCCAGCCTGCGCGTGTCCAGCCACCTGTGGGGCGAAAGCGCCATGAAGCTGTTCGCCATCCCCGCGCTGGCCGAACACTACCGCGATAATTTCCCGCACAGCCTGCACGGCGCGCCATTTCTGCTGCCCGCGCGCAATAACGCCCTGCGTGGACGCATCGACGAATGGATGGTGCAGCAGGGCGTGCGCCCCGACGTGGTCGGTGAATTCGAAGACAACGCCATGCTCAACGCCTTCGGCCGCAAGGGCCTGGGCCTGTTCTTCGCCTCGGCCAGCCTGGCGGCCGATATCGAGGAGCAATTCGGCGCCGTGCTGGTCGGTGACGCCTCGTCCCTGCGCGAGCAGTTTTACGTCATCTCGAACGAACGCAAGATCATGCACCCGGCGCTGGACGTGATCCTGGCGGCCGTGCCCGGCCGCGCCGTGCACTGA
- a CDS encoding AI-2E family transporter encodes MDKRFEPHARLAAIIFLLIGCFFVLRPFLAAMLFAACVGISSWPLYILLLERLKGRRNWAAAIMTVSLILVIVLPLALVTYNLADNVSRVYEQIRVALESGGLHPPAWLSSIPVVGETIDGYVRRLLEDREELLNLGKTMLEPARHFLASGGILLGTGLAQTSLAVFVSFFLYRDGQQLSRALMTGAGRIIGDSAPGVGLTISRTVRGVMYGLLGTALAQALVAVVGFLIAGVPAVALLGVATFIFSLIPVGPPLIWGGAAIWLFTEGQTGWGIFMVMWGALLISGVDNVVKPMLISRGSSLPFLLVLLGVLGGVLAFGFVGIFIGPTLLAVLYSLLQTWTVGETTVPQGKDTLTRKK; translated from the coding sequence ATGGATAAACGTTTCGAGCCTCACGCACGCCTGGCAGCCATCATCTTCTTGCTGATCGGCTGCTTTTTCGTCCTGCGGCCCTTCCTGGCCGCCATGCTGTTTGCCGCCTGCGTGGGCATTTCCAGCTGGCCCCTGTATATCCTTCTGCTGGAGCGTCTGAAAGGCCGGCGCAACTGGGCGGCCGCCATCATGACCGTGTCCCTGATCCTCGTCATCGTGCTGCCGCTGGCCCTCGTCACTTACAACCTGGCCGACAATGTGTCGCGCGTGTACGAGCAGATCCGCGTCGCGCTGGAATCGGGCGGCCTGCATCCTCCGGCCTGGCTGTCCAGCATTCCCGTGGTGGGCGAAACCATCGATGGCTATGTGCGGCGCCTGCTGGAAGACCGCGAAGAATTATTGAATTTGGGTAAGACCATGCTGGAGCCGGCGCGCCATTTCCTCGCTTCCGGCGGCATCTTGCTGGGCACGGGCCTGGCGCAGACCAGCTTGGCCGTGTTTGTCAGCTTCTTCCTCTACCGCGACGGCCAGCAACTGAGCCGTGCCCTGATGACGGGCGCCGGCCGCATCATCGGCGACAGCGCACCGGGCGTGGGCCTGACCATCAGCCGCACCGTGCGCGGCGTCATGTACGGCTTGCTGGGCACGGCGCTGGCGCAGGCTTTGGTGGCCGTGGTGGGTTTTTTGATCGCCGGCGTGCCGGCCGTGGCGCTGCTGGGCGTGGCCACTTTCATCTTTTCGCTGATCCCCGTGGGGCCGCCCCTGATCTGGGGCGGTGCCGCCATCTGGCTGTTTACGGAAGGGCAGACGGGCTGGGGTATTTTCATGGTGATGTGGGGCGCGCTGCTGATCAGCGGCGTGGACAATGTCGTCAAGCCCATGCTGATCAGCCGCGGCAGCAGCCTGCCATTTTTGCTGGTGCTGCTGGGCGTGCTGGGCGGCGTACTGGCCTTCGGCTTCGTCGGCATCTTCATCGGCCCGACCCTGCTGGCGGTGCTGTACAGTTTGCTGCAAACGTGGACGGTGGGAGAGACCACCGTGCCACAGGGCAAAGATACGCTGACGCGCAAGAAGTAA
- a CDS encoding serine hydrolase, with amino-acid sequence MKNLVSHFLALQASLPAHGPGFSALILRDGETVLELHHGLACLELGVPLTAQSRYYLASESKQFTAACVLDLVRRGTIGLDDDVASHLPEVRQFGAIITVRQLLNHTSGIPDYFDYLACQLGRHDGDYFDNALLLRLIARMDALTFPPGSAHAYSNCNYILLAKLVEVVSGQPLATQARERLFAPLGMHATAFDVDRQAVMPQRVRSYTVDPAQACAYRQHLGNANTVGDGGVYASLHDLVLWERDWQRQYHDPASLVRAQLAETPGPDGQSWSYRFGLEQIEHGGRAVVFHDGGLWGFRALLLRVPEAGLSVIQLANVDSCEPDQAAWLAAIATDLDA; translated from the coding sequence ATGAAAAATCTTGTTAGCCACTTTCTTGCCCTGCAAGCCAGCCTGCCGGCGCACGGCCCCGGTTTCAGCGCGCTGATCCTGCGCGACGGCGAGACCGTTTTGGAGCTGCATCACGGCCTGGCGTGCCTGGAACTGGGCGTGCCCCTGACGGCGCAGTCGCGTTACTACCTGGCTTCGGAATCAAAGCAATTCACGGCAGCCTGCGTGCTCGACCTGGTGCGCCGGGGCACCATTGGCCTCGACGATGACGTGGCGTCCCATCTGCCCGAGGTGCGGCAGTTCGGCGCCATCATCACGGTGCGCCAGTTGCTCAATCACACCAGCGGCATTCCCGATTATTTTGACTACCTGGCGTGCCAGCTGGGTCGCCACGACGGCGATTACTTTGACAATGCGCTGCTGCTGCGCCTGATCGCCCGGATGGACGCGCTGACGTTCCCGCCCGGCAGCGCGCATGCCTACAGTAATTGCAATTACATTTTGCTGGCCAAACTGGTGGAGGTGGTATCTGGTCAGCCGCTGGCCACGCAGGCGCGCGAACGCCTGTTTGCGCCGCTGGGCATGCACGCCACGGCATTTGATGTCGACCGGCAAGCTGTCATGCCGCAGCGCGTGCGCAGCTATACCGTTGATCCTGCGCAAGCGTGCGCCTATCGCCAGCACCTTGGCAATGCGAATACAGTCGGTGACGGCGGCGTGTATGCCTCGCTGCACGACCTGGTCTTGTGGGAGCGCGACTGGCAGCGCCAGTACCACGACCCGGCCAGCCTGGTGCGTGCGCAGCTGGCCGAAACGCCGGGCCCCGATGGCCAAAGCTGGTCCTACCGCTTTGGCCTGGAGCAAATCGAGCATGGCGGACGTGCGGTGGTATTCCATGACGGCGGGCTGTGGGGTTTCCGTGCCTTGCTGCTGCGCGTGCCCGAGGCAGGCCTGTCCGTGATCCAGCTGGCGAACGTGGATAGCTGCGAGCCGGACCAGGCGGCCTGGCTGGCAGCCATCGCCACCGATCTGGACGCCTGA
- a CDS encoding cytochrome C oxidase subunit I encodes MQTNSPETTQDSTGKQLQNTGRWKLLAVVAVCAFPIIASYFTYYIIKPTGRNNYGALIDPRLHPIPEEALQVTELDGKAAPLAQFKGKWVLLQTGPSDCQEACKKQLFDMQQLRLMQGKERERLERVWLVTDAQPLDTLVMREFDGTSMLRVNNDALKAWLPVEAGGKTSDHLYLIDPLGNLMMRFPKDADPNKIKKDIAKLLKASAIG; translated from the coding sequence GTGCAAACAAACAGCCCTGAAACAACACAAGACAGCACCGGCAAGCAGCTACAGAACACGGGTCGGTGGAAACTATTGGCCGTGGTGGCCGTGTGCGCCTTTCCCATCATCGCCTCGTATTTCACGTACTACATCATCAAGCCCACGGGCCGCAACAATTACGGCGCCCTGATCGACCCGCGCCTGCATCCTATACCGGAGGAGGCGTTGCAGGTGACAGAACTCGACGGCAAGGCCGCGCCGCTGGCGCAGTTCAAGGGCAAGTGGGTGCTGCTGCAAACGGGGCCGTCCGATTGCCAGGAAGCATGCAAGAAGCAATTATTTGACATGCAACAACTGCGCCTGATGCAGGGCAAGGAGCGCGAACGCCTTGAACGGGTCTGGCTGGTGACGGATGCGCAGCCGCTCGACACCCTCGTGATGCGCGAATTCGACGGCACCAGCATGCTGCGCGTGAATAACGACGCCCTGAAAGCCTGGCTGCCCGTGGAGGCGGGCGGCAAGACCAGCGACCACCTGTATTTGATCGATCCGCTGGGCAATTTGATGATGCGCTTTCCGAAAGATGCGGACCCGAACAAGATCAAGAAAGACATCGCCAAGCTGCTCAAAGCTTCGGCGATCGGTTAA
- a CDS encoding SCO family protein — protein sequence MKKYLTLLLAAALVAVLAGCGKPAAPKLAFKNTDVTGLGYAREFALTDHTGHPRTLADYKGKLVLMFFGYTQCPDVCPTTMADMAQVMREMGPQAEQVQVLFVTVDPERDTQQLLAQYVPAFDKRFVGLYGDAAATAKVAKEFKVYYAKVEGETDSSYTVDHTAGTYVFDREGKIRLFVRHGEKPALIAHDLKLLLS from the coding sequence ATGAAAAAATACCTGACCTTGTTGTTGGCGGCCGCCCTGGTCGCCGTCCTTGCTGGCTGCGGCAAGCCGGCCGCGCCCAAGCTGGCATTCAAGAATACGGACGTGACGGGCCTGGGCTACGCGCGCGAGTTCGCGCTGACGGACCACACGGGCCACCCGCGCACCCTGGCCGATTACAAGGGCAAGCTGGTGCTGATGTTCTTCGGTTACACGCAATGCCCGGACGTGTGTCCCACTACCATGGCCGACATGGCGCAAGTGATGCGGGAAATGGGGCCGCAGGCGGAGCAGGTGCAAGTACTGTTCGTCACCGTCGACCCCGAGCGCGACACGCAGCAATTGCTGGCGCAGTATGTGCCCGCCTTCGACAAGCGCTTCGTGGGCCTGTATGGCGACGCCGCCGCGACGGCCAAGGTAGCCAAGGAATTCAAAGTGTATTACGCCAAGGTCGAGGGCGAAACGGATAGCAGCTACACGGTCGACCACACGGCCGGCACCTATGTGTTCGACCGCGAAGGCAAGATCCGCCTGTTCGTGCGCCACGGCGAAAAACCTGCCCTCATCGCGCACGATCTTAAACTTCTGCTATCCTGA
- the cyoE gene encoding heme o synthase, whose translation MTTQTISRKPSPRIAQYWALTKPRVTQLAVFCAVIGMFLASEELPDWRAVVFGTVGIWLLAGAAFAVNCLAEREIDARMARTARRPMAMGDITVKQTVVFALVIGGLGMAILYNLVNPLTMWLTFVTFVGYALIYTMVLKPATPQNIVIGGLSGAMPPALGWAAVANDVPMQAWLLVLIIFVWTPPHFWALAMYRRDDYARSGLPMLPVTHGLKFTQFHVWLYSIALAATTLLPFAVRMSGLIYLVSAVLLNAGFLYYSWKMYRHYTDLIARKAFTYSIIYLALLFAALLVDHYIPLGT comes from the coding sequence ATGACTACTCAGACCATCAGCCGTAAACCATCCCCCCGCATCGCCCAGTACTGGGCGCTGACCAAGCCCCGCGTGACGCAACTGGCCGTGTTTTGCGCCGTCATCGGCATGTTCCTGGCCAGCGAGGAGTTGCCGGACTGGCGCGCGGTGGTGTTTGGCACCGTCGGCATCTGGCTGCTGGCAGGCGCCGCGTTTGCCGTCAACTGCCTGGCCGAGCGCGAAATCGATGCGCGCATGGCCCGCACGGCGCGCCGCCCGATGGCCATGGGCGACATCACCGTCAAGCAGACGGTGGTGTTCGCGCTGGTGATCGGCGGCCTGGGCATGGCGATTCTGTATAACCTCGTCAATCCGCTGACCATGTGGCTGACCTTTGTCACCTTTGTCGGCTACGCCTTGATCTACACCATGGTGCTGAAACCGGCCACGCCGCAAAATATCGTCATCGGCGGCCTGTCCGGCGCCATGCCGCCTGCGCTGGGCTGGGCTGCCGTCGCCAACGACGTGCCGATGCAGGCCTGGCTGCTGGTCTTGATCATTTTCGTGTGGACGCCGCCGCACTTCTGGGCGCTGGCCATGTACCGCCGCGACGATTATGCGCGTTCGGGCTTGCCCATGTTGCCCGTCACGCACGGCTTGAAATTCACGCAATTTCACGTCTGGCTGTACTCGATCGCGCTGGCCGCCACCACCTTGTTGCCCTTTGCCGTACGCATGAGCGGCCTGATCTACCTGGTCTCGGCCGTGCTGCTCAATGCCGGTTTCCTGTATTACTCGTGGAAAATGTACCGCCACTACACGGACTTGATCGCGCGCAAAGCTTTTACGTATTCCATCATTTACCTGGCATTGCTGTTCGCAGCCTTGCTGGTCGACCACTATATTCCCCTCGGAACATGA
- a CDS encoding MFS transporter — protein MSTAGKTIDIPDLINNNKIGSFQIGMLILCGLCVIMDGFDVQAMGYVAPAIIADWHVSKANLGPVFGAGLLGMLVGSLVFSITADKFGRRPVLIGSTIFFSLCMLVTPLATNIEQLQLIRFITGLGLGAVMPNAMALAGEYSPLRKKVTLMMLVSCGFTLGAVLGGLLSAALIPAFGWQSVFYVGGVVPLVIGVLMFFLLPESMQFLVLKKRKLDKVAQWLKRIDPTVSITADTQYVVHEKAHKGAPVLQLFTGGRAKMTILLWVINFMNLLNLYFLSNWLPTIAKEAGLSTANAVLAGTALQVGGTIGTLVMGQLIDRSSFRRILLPCFLVAAVAIALIGRPDVSLAFLFITIFIAGFCVVGGQPAVNALAASYYPTTLRSTGIGWSLGIGRIGSIIGPVLGGELIRLNWPNSTIFLVVAIPAIVSAVMVFAMRGGPQTAAKG, from the coding sequence ATGTCCACGGCAGGCAAGACGATCGATATTCCCGATCTCATCAATAACAACAAGATCGGCTCCTTCCAGATCGGCATGCTGATCCTGTGCGGGCTGTGCGTCATCATGGATGGCTTCGACGTGCAGGCGATGGGCTATGTGGCGCCAGCCATCATCGCCGACTGGCATGTCAGCAAGGCCAACCTGGGCCCCGTGTTTGGCGCGGGCCTGTTGGGCATGCTGGTCGGCTCGCTTGTCTTCAGCATCACGGCCGACAAGTTCGGGCGCCGCCCCGTACTGATCGGCTCGACCATCTTCTTTTCGCTGTGCATGCTGGTCACGCCGCTGGCGACGAACATCGAACAATTGCAGCTAATCCGTTTCATCACGGGACTGGGCCTGGGCGCCGTGATGCCAAACGCCATGGCGCTGGCCGGCGAATACAGCCCCCTGCGCAAGAAAGTCACGCTGATGATGCTGGTCTCGTGCGGTTTTACCCTGGGCGCCGTGCTCGGTGGCTTGCTGTCCGCCGCGCTGATTCCCGCATTCGGCTGGCAATCCGTGTTTTACGTGGGTGGCGTGGTGCCGCTGGTGATCGGCGTGCTGATGTTCTTCCTGCTGCCGGAATCGATGCAATTCCTGGTATTGAAGAAACGCAAGCTCGACAAAGTGGCGCAGTGGTTGAAACGTATCGATCCGACCGTGAGCATCACGGCCGACACGCAATATGTCGTGCATGAGAAGGCACACAAGGGCGCGCCCGTGCTGCAATTGTTTACGGGTGGCCGCGCGAAGATGACAATTCTGTTGTGGGTCATCAACTTCATGAACTTGCTGAATTTATATTTCCTGTCGAACTGGCTGCCGACCATCGCCAAGGAAGCGGGCCTGTCCACGGCCAACGCCGTGCTGGCGGGCACGGCCCTGCAAGTGGGCGGCACCATCGGCACCCTCGTCATGGGCCAGCTGATCGACCGCTCCAGCTTCCGCCGCATCCTGCTGCCATGCTTTTTAGTCGCCGCCGTGGCGATTGCCCTGATCGGCCGTCCCGACGTGTCGCTGGCCTTCCTCTTCATCACCATCTTCATCGCGGGCTTTTGCGTGGTGGGCGGCCAACCTGCCGTCAACGCCCTGGCGGCAAGCTACTACCCGACCACCTTGCGCTCGACGGGCATAGGCTGGAGCCTGGGCATCGGGCGTATCGGCTCCATCATCGGCCCCGTGCTCGGTGGCGAACTGATCCGCCTGAACTGGCCCAACAGCACGATTTTCCTCGTCGTCGCCATCCCCGCCATCGTCTCGGCCGTCATGGTCTTTGCCATGCGCGGAGGACCGCAAACGGCGGCCAAAGGCTGA
- a CDS encoding hemolysin family protein, whose translation MHNVLLVLLALFLVALNGFFVAAEFGIVTLRRTRIRAIAKTQGLRGRILSKVHGQLDAYLSACQLGITLASLGLGWVGEPAFAGLLEPLFGAVGVTSQELIHGVSFVVAFSVISFLHIVVGELAPKSMAIRNPEAVGLWSAIPLYGFYWAMYPAIYLLNASANWVLRMAGLSGKGGHDAHYSSEELKLILRTSQPGEKFTRDERNILAQSLDFEQMTVSDLMRPINEVIALHASSTLEENLDTVLRNRFSRYPYFDMNEDDVLGVVHLKDLFFAQQAGKPITSFTPFLRPVDIISARTPALELFRRFRDGAPHFALIGEKGKRPLGFITLDNLLGAMVGEIRDEFRRNENDWLKQSDGTLIGKASLPIFSLERILGIDIENEELGLDDVESVGGLIMVKLGDIPKQGQRITFVDFDIVVKKMNGPRIVLIKVIPKQERDLDADLRD comes from the coding sequence ATGCACAATGTCTTGCTAGTCCTGCTCGCCCTCTTCCTGGTCGCGCTGAACGGTTTTTTTGTTGCCGCCGAGTTTGGCATCGTTACATTACGGCGCACGCGCATTCGCGCCATCGCCAAGACACAGGGACTACGGGGCCGCATCCTGTCCAAGGTGCATGGCCAGCTGGACGCCTACCTGTCCGCCTGCCAGCTGGGCATTACCCTGGCCTCGCTGGGCCTGGGCTGGGTCGGCGAACCGGCGTTTGCCGGCTTGCTGGAGCCGCTGTTCGGCGCCGTCGGCGTCACTTCGCAAGAACTGATCCACGGCGTGTCTTTCGTCGTCGCCTTCAGCGTCATTTCCTTCCTGCACATCGTCGTGGGCGAACTGGCGCCCAAATCGATGGCCATCCGCAATCCGGAAGCCGTCGGCCTGTGGAGCGCGATTCCCCTGTATGGTTTCTATTGGGCCATGTATCCAGCCATTTACCTGCTCAACGCCAGCGCCAACTGGGTGCTGCGCATGGCGGGCCTGTCCGGCAAGGGCGGCCACGACGCCCATTACTCGTCCGAAGAGCTGAAACTGATCCTGCGCACCAGCCAGCCGGGCGAAAAATTTACGCGCGACGAGCGCAACATCCTGGCCCAGTCGCTTGATTTCGAACAAATGACGGTGTCGGACCTGATGCGTCCGATCAATGAAGTGATCGCCCTGCACGCGTCGAGCACCCTGGAAGAAAACCTCGACACGGTGCTGCGCAACCGCTTCAGCCGCTACCCGTATTTCGACATGAATGAAGACGATGTGCTAGGCGTGGTGCACCTGAAAGACCTGTTCTTTGCCCAGCAGGCGGGTAAACCGATCACCTCGTTTACGCCCTTCCTGCGTCCCGTCGATATCATTTCCGCGCGCACGCCGGCGCTGGAACTGTTCCGCCGGTTCCGAGATGGCGCGCCCCACTTCGCCTTGATCGGCGAAAAGGGCAAGCGCCCGCTGGGTTTCATCACCCTGGATAACTTGCTTGGCGCCATGGTGGGCGAAATCCGCGATGAATTCCGCCGCAATGAAAACGACTGGCTCAAACAAAGCGACGGCACCCTGATCGGCAAGGCCAGCCTGCCCATCTTTTCGCTCGAACGCATCCTCGGCATCGATATTGAAAACGAGGAACTGGGGCTGGACGATGTGGAATCGGTGGGCGGCTTGATCATGGTCAAGCTGGGGGACATTCCGAAGCAGGGCCAGCGCATCACCTTTGTCGACTTCGACATCGTCGTCAAGAAAATGAACGGGCCCCGCATCGTACTGATCAAGGTAATCCCCAAGCAGGAGCGGGATCTGGATGCGGATTTAAGAGACTGA